ACCGGCTACGGCGGCACCGTTCGCCGCCGCGAGGTAAATCGATTCccctctcccctcccctccgCGAAGTAGGGTTTACGATTTCGTCGTGGGGAGTACGAATTTAGcgcggcttttttttttttttctattgtgtGGAGGAGTTGATGGATGGGTTTGTTTATGGCTTGTGACGAAAAGGAATGGGTATCTGCAGAGTGTGGAGGAGAAGATCGCGCGCCACTCCCGAGATGGGACGACGACGTCGAGGTTAGGGTTTTATGTTTATGCTGTTTTATAGCTTCTTTCGCTTCATGAATTTGTATTATTTGGTATTGTCGATACAGTTTGTACTACTTGTTAGTTCGATTCCTGAAGTGTGAATAGCAGCAACTGTTCCATgatttttgaatgatttgtGTCTTTCCTTTGAATCTTGATTTCACACGAGTTCTCTTAGTTGGATCAATTAATAATGGTGTTTAACAAGGTTGAACAACATGATATTGGGTATTCCTCAATATTCCATGATCTTAAATAGTCAAATGACACCCAGCGTGAAGCCGTGAACAAACAACAGCCACTTTGATTGAAGAATTGAGTCATTACAGTTAATCATTTGTTGTTGAATATTGTTGGTAATTTGGCCCTTATTTATGCTAGCTTCCACCAATCAAATATTTCAGTTCGCAGCATGTCTTTGTGAGTTGCGATTTTCTCTTGTTGTGAATGAGGGCACCCGAGTGTTTCCGTTCCTATTGTTTTACTAGTTTCCTCCAGCGTTTTTCTTTTGTGGTTGGGAAGGATTTTCATAACTTAGGAAGTTACGACTTACGAGTTACCCAGCATATGAATAACATTGAAGTAGATCACACACAAATCTGTATACTAAAGAATATTATGATGTTTCTTGAATAAATATAATGCTTACCGTTTAAGGAGGAAAGAAAAAGCATGAGCAAACAATTAATAATGCACAATTACACATACCCTGTGTAATCTCAAGTGTATATCTcctcattttatttaataaagataTGCATGCACTGTGTAGAGTTGAGAGAAACATGATTTATGAATTCATTTCATAAACTCTTTCCTCCATAACTCTCGTTATTTTTGTTGACTTGAAAGATAGTTATGTGGTCATGTTACAGTAGTCTAAAGCACCGCTATATCGCTACAAAAATGTCATCAAATTATATTCCTTATGTTCTTCCTATCCACAGTTGCTGCTGAGTTGACACAAGAACTTATGGTTGCACCTTAACTAGCAGCTATTGTTTGATGGAATGGTTTCCAAGCCTGTACTCTGGATATTAATTTATGACTCTGTTATATTCTAAATAGTAACTTTCCTTTGATGTGCACAGAGAGCTTGTTGTTCAGTTCAATGCTGATGTTGCTGATGGAATGCCATGGAAGTTTGTTCCTACACAAAGAGAGGTATCTTAATGCAATATAGTAATTTTGCTAGCACTGTATTTCTTGAACTTCTAACTATTATGTTATTGTATTATGTTATTGTTGGAATTGACAGGTCCGGGTTAAACCAGGTGAAAGTGCTCTTGCATTTTATACTGCCGAAAATCTCAGCTCGACTCCGATTACTGGTGTTTCCACATACAATGTTACACCAATGAAGGTAAAATATCATTCTTATTTTGGAAAATTAATGATGATATGCTTGTTATTCTTGATAACAtcatttgttttaatttttaatgaagTGTGGATTCAATTTCCTTGTCATTATTCATGTACTGTAGTTTGTTGGGCTTTTACAGCCGATCATCAAT
The sequence above is a segment of the Ananas comosus cultivar F153 unplaced genomic scaffold, ASM154086v1, whole genome shotgun sequence genome. Coding sequences within it:
- the LOC109705125 gene encoding cytochrome c oxidase assembly protein COX11, mitochondrial-like — its product is MVGASYAAVPLYRRFCQATGYGGTVRRRESVEEKIARHSRDGTTTSRELVVQFNADVADGMPWKFVPTQREVRVKPGESALAFYTAENLSSTPITGVSTYNVTPMKVKYHSYFGKLMMICLLFLITSFVLIFNEVWIQFPCHYSCTVVCWAFTADHQ